One window of the Shewanella cyperi genome contains the following:
- a CDS encoding ethylbenzene dehydrogenase-related protein → MNNKFGSLSLSLIGLCSPLLLASAPALALDWAAAPVKEVPMFYAGQTGMEWMYDKKAHDGAARFEKRGMHCLECHTGDEKKFGPNQVGGKTDTDPFPGRTPFVNARVQAAFDAGNFYLRVQVPKTAAGGKVMDSKYLQKLTVMLDDGGVPEFAQGGCWAVCHQDSTAMPEAAGREITKYLAGSRKEIQKRIGGGTDFVADGDLAGLMAKGYFLEYWQARFNTAADVSAIDGIILKDRQTNDSALVTAQVTDSGADWVVDFSRPLAADANHKALAPGKQYNIGLALHDQSSNGRFHIVSFEYSLTLGGDGNINAVKQ, encoded by the coding sequence ATGAATAACAAATTCGGTTCATTGTCACTGTCGCTCATAGGCCTGTGCTCCCCCCTGTTGCTGGCGTCTGCGCCGGCCCTGGCCCTGGATTGGGCCGCGGCCCCGGTGAAAGAAGTTCCTATGTTTTATGCCGGCCAGACCGGCATGGAGTGGATGTACGATAAGAAGGCCCACGACGGTGCTGCCCGCTTTGAAAAACGCGGCATGCATTGCCTCGAGTGTCACACCGGGGATGAGAAGAAATTCGGCCCCAATCAGGTGGGCGGCAAGACTGACACAGATCCCTTCCCGGGCCGCACTCCCTTTGTCAATGCCAGGGTGCAGGCCGCCTTTGATGCCGGCAATTTCTATCTGAGAGTCCAGGTACCCAAAACCGCTGCCGGTGGCAAGGTTATGGACAGCAAGTACCTGCAAAAGCTGACCGTGATGCTCGATGACGGCGGGGTGCCCGAGTTTGCCCAGGGCGGTTGCTGGGCCGTGTGCCACCAGGACAGCACAGCCATGCCGGAAGCGGCAGGTCGCGAGATCACCAAGTACCTGGCGGGTAGCCGCAAGGAGATCCAAAAACGTATCGGTGGCGGCACTGATTTTGTCGCCGATGGCGATTTGGCCGGTTTGATGGCCAAGGGTTATTTCCTTGAGTATTGGCAGGCCAGATTTAACACGGCCGCCGATGTCAGTGCCATAGACGGCATCATTCTCAAGGATCGTCAAACCAACGACAGCGCTCTGGTAACTGCCCAGGTGACCGATAGCGGCGCCGACTGGGTGGTGGACTTCAGCCGGCCATTGGCGGCAGATGCCAATCACAAGGCACTGGCACCGGGCAAGCAATACAACATAGGCCTGGCCCTCCATGACCAGTCCTCCAATGGCCGCTTCCACATTGTCAGCTTTGAATATTCGCTGACTCTGGGCGGCGATGGAAACATTAACGCTGTAAAGCAATGA
- a CDS encoding methyl-accepting chemotaxis protein, with translation MARLFRNMIGSVTGKVFASLSIVFLFITVATIATVYHSEKNMSYDMARQRVDTMSYFYIDMMNLMMINDEMDDRDLVKQKVLAQEGVLDVRMIRHPIMNTMNDGEFAPGPAEQKPRDELERQSLEGSGQTLEQIWEGDDGRVLTIINPFYALKDYRGTDCLGCHKVDDGTLVGTVRIDYSLKALDEQIFQNILKSTAIQLLLFLAGFGLFAVLIRTVVSGPLTNLMNSIVRIEKDSDLVSRVEVDSRDEFGKVGRVFNRMMEFIHGSMEQVAQATDEVNEAVGRINQQSKQTVEAIEYQTSSTEQVATAIAEMEQSSLEVSANAAHAAKMSDEANALSLEGIKVAEDSIQAISSLAHEVENAAMMITKLNDKTSDVGSVLGVIKSIAEQTNLLALNAAIEAARAGEHGRGFAVVADEVRALSKKTHDSAREIEDMIASLQKEADAAVKFVEPAKQTAENGINQVQRAVDSLREIADKIAGINELNHQMAVASDEQNRVTQDINHNVLEIKSISEETASHSKSNQQQTEQLLALVLELNQMIKQFKL, from the coding sequence ATGGCAAGACTCTTTCGTAACATGATCGGCTCAGTCACCGGTAAGGTGTTTGCGTCCCTGTCTATTGTGTTTCTGTTTATCACTGTTGCCACCATTGCCACCGTTTATCACTCAGAGAAGAACATGTCCTATGACATGGCCCGGCAACGCGTTGACACCATGAGCTACTTCTACATCGACATGATGAATCTGATGATGATCAACGATGAAATGGACGACAGGGATCTGGTGAAACAAAAGGTCCTGGCCCAGGAAGGGGTGCTGGATGTGCGCATGATCCGTCATCCCATAATGAACACCATGAATGACGGCGAGTTTGCCCCCGGACCTGCCGAGCAGAAACCCAGGGATGAACTGGAGCGCCAGTCACTGGAAGGTTCCGGCCAGACCCTGGAACAGATTTGGGAAGGCGATGATGGCCGGGTGCTGACCATCATCAATCCCTTTTATGCCCTCAAGGATTACCGTGGTACCGATTGCCTGGGTTGCCATAAGGTGGACGACGGCACCCTGGTGGGGACTGTGCGTATCGACTACTCACTCAAGGCATTGGATGAACAGATTTTCCAGAACATTCTGAAGTCCACCGCCATTCAGTTGTTGTTGTTTCTGGCCGGATTCGGTCTCTTTGCCGTGCTGATCCGCACTGTTGTGTCGGGCCCACTCACTAACCTGATGAACAGCATAGTGCGCATCGAAAAAGACAGCGACCTGGTATCCCGGGTAGAGGTGGATTCCCGGGACGAGTTTGGCAAGGTGGGACGGGTGTTCAACCGCATGATGGAATTTATCCACGGCAGCATGGAGCAGGTGGCTCAGGCTACCGACGAGGTTAACGAGGCCGTGGGTCGCATTAACCAACAATCCAAGCAAACGGTGGAGGCCATAGAGTACCAGACTTCTTCCACCGAGCAGGTGGCCACCGCCATTGCCGAGATGGAGCAGTCCTCACTGGAAGTGAGTGCCAACGCCGCCCATGCCGCCAAGATGTCCGATGAAGCCAATGCCCTCAGTCTGGAAGGCATCAAGGTGGCGGAAGACTCGATTCAGGCCATCAGCTCCCTCGCCCATGAGGTGGAAAATGCCGCCATGATGATCACCAAGCTCAATGACAAAACCAGCGATGTCGGCAGCGTGCTTGGGGTGATCAAGAGCATTGCCGAGCAGACCAACCTGCTGGCCCTCAACGCCGCCATTGAGGCCGCCCGTGCCGGCGAACATGGTCGTGGTTTTGCCGTGGTGGCCGATGAGGTACGGGCCCTGTCGAAGAAGACCCATGATTCCGCGCGGGAAATCGAAGACATGATCGCATCGTTGCAGAAAGAGGCCGATGCCGCGGTGAAATTTGTTGAACCCGCCAAACAGACAGCTGAAAACGGTATCAACCAGGTACAGCGGGCGGTGGATTCTCTGCGCGAGATAGCCGACAAAATAGCCGGCATCAACGAACTCAACCATCAGATGGCCGTCGCCTCCGATGAGCAGAACCGGGTGACCCAGGACATCAATCACAATGTGCTGGAAATCAAGAGTATCTCCGAAGAAACCGCCAGCCATTCCAAGTCGAATCAGCAGCAAACAGAGCAGTTGTTGGCCCTGGTGCTGGAACTGAACCAAATGATCAAACAATTCAAACTCTAG
- a CDS encoding Na+/H+ antiporter NhaC family protein yields MNQAPNAAAGQRSPASFVALLPLLLFLALFIGAGLYFQHQGVEFAFYQLPSVVAILPAIVLALLLSKQGLNRAIETFMEGIGHSNIIAMCLIYLLAGAFAAVAKATGGVDATVNLGLSLIPSNLLLPGFFVIAAFISTAMGTSMGTIAAVAPIALGVSDQAQIDHGLMAGAVLSGALFGDNLSIISDTTIAATRTQGCDMKDKFRENLMFAAPAALITLVVFIFAGQGEAQLSAGQPDLLKVMPYLTILVLAVAGLNVFVVLTLGIVLAGLTGLVGDGYGLVQFGQDIYKGFGNMQEIFILSMLVGGLAALMQQQGGLAFVSRGIEALIRRFSSARGEASCRAAELGMAGIVSLTNTCVANNTVSIVVSGEIAHELARKHGVSPKRAASILDIFSCIVQGLIPYGAQALLLATTFAISPLEAVSYAWYCLILAAVALVIVIFRKRH; encoded by the coding sequence TTGAACCAAGCGCCTAACGCTGCGGCCGGCCAACGCTCGCCCGCTTCCTTTGTGGCCCTGTTGCCACTGCTGTTATTTCTGGCCCTGTTTATCGGTGCCGGACTCTATTTCCAACACCAGGGGGTGGAATTCGCCTTCTACCAACTGCCCAGTGTGGTGGCCATATTGCCGGCCATAGTTCTGGCGCTGCTCCTGTCGAAGCAGGGGCTGAACCGGGCCATAGAAACCTTTATGGAGGGTATTGGCCACAGCAACATCATAGCCATGTGCCTGATTTATTTGCTGGCCGGCGCCTTTGCCGCCGTGGCCAAGGCCACAGGTGGTGTGGATGCCACTGTTAACCTGGGGCTGTCGCTTATCCCCTCCAATTTGCTGCTGCCGGGCTTCTTTGTGATTGCGGCCTTTATTTCCACCGCCATGGGCACCTCCATGGGCACCATAGCCGCAGTGGCTCCCATAGCACTTGGAGTATCCGATCAGGCCCAGATAGATCATGGGCTGATGGCCGGTGCCGTGCTCTCCGGAGCCCTGTTCGGTGACAACCTGTCGATCATTTCCGATACCACCATAGCCGCAACCCGCACCCAGGGCTGTGACATGAAAGACAAATTCCGTGAAAACCTGATGTTTGCGGCCCCGGCTGCCCTGATCACCCTGGTGGTATTTATTTTTGCCGGCCAGGGAGAGGCCCAACTGAGTGCCGGGCAGCCGGATTTACTCAAGGTGATGCCCTATCTCACCATCCTGGTATTGGCGGTAGCCGGTCTGAACGTGTTTGTGGTGCTTACCCTCGGCATAGTGCTGGCGGGTTTGACCGGACTGGTGGGCGATGGCTATGGACTGGTGCAGTTCGGCCAGGACATCTACAAGGGTTTTGGCAATATGCAGGAGATCTTCATCCTCTCCATGTTGGTGGGAGGGCTTGCGGCACTGATGCAACAGCAAGGTGGTCTGGCGTTTGTCAGCCGCGGCATTGAAGCTCTTATCCGACGCTTTTCCAGTGCCCGTGGCGAAGCATCCTGCCGCGCGGCCGAACTGGGCATGGCCGGAATAGTGTCCCTGACCAATACCTGCGTGGCCAACAACACTGTGTCCATTGTGGTCAGCGGTGAAATTGCCCACGAACTGGCCCGCAAGCACGGTGTCAGCCCCAAGCGTGCGGCCAGCATACTCGACATTTTTTCCTGTATCGTTCAGGGGCTTATACCCTACGGAGCCCAAGCTTTGTTGTTGGCGACAACCTTTGCCATCAGCCCACTGGAAGCTGTATCCTATGCTTGGTATTGCCTGATCCTCGCGGCAGTGGCCCTGGTCATAGTGATTTTTCGCAAACGTCACTGA
- a CDS encoding DUF998 domain-containing protein, whose protein sequence is MADEERTGYGQYDPHRLVFHMSIGGVSICALGMFIALFGVFQQQGWETLNLRVDRLGDYLSSPMAYVYNISLLFAGVSFITAMLGLYNLRYNEFSRYLAIVGACAGLGIMLIGIYPYNDAMPHRLVSLFFVLSSLAMFVLLILTRINHKHLCNLPLFYVAIVGLLATLTLLAQIDPATFDYRPCPVGQNPCFLALSLWLHTAMTMLAGLGLALVARHLVHMAITARESQ, encoded by the coding sequence ATGGCAGACGAAGAAAGAACCGGCTACGGCCAGTACGATCCCCATAGATTGGTGTTTCATATGTCCATCGGTGGGGTCAGTATCTGTGCCCTGGGCATGTTTATTGCCTTGTTCGGGGTGTTCCAGCAGCAGGGATGGGAGACGCTGAATCTGAGGGTCGATCGTCTCGGCGATTACCTCAGTTCGCCCATGGCCTACGTCTACAATATCAGCCTGCTGTTTGCCGGCGTCAGTTTTATCACCGCCATGCTGGGACTCTATAACCTGCGCTATAACGAGTTCAGCCGCTATCTGGCCATAGTGGGTGCCTGTGCCGGCTTGGGCATAATGCTTATCGGCATTTATCCCTATAACGATGCCATGCCGCACCGCCTGGTGTCCTTGTTCTTTGTCCTTTCCAGCCTGGCGATGTTTGTGTTGCTTATCCTGACCCGGATAAACCACAAGCATTTGTGCAACCTGCCGCTGTTCTATGTGGCCATTGTGGGCCTGTTGGCCACCCTGACCCTGCTGGCCCAAATCGATCCGGCCACCTTTGATTACCGCCCCTGTCCGGTGGGGCAGAACCCCTGCTTCCTGGCCCTGAGCCTGTGGCTGCACACCGCCATGACCATGCTGGCGGGATTGGGCCTGGCGCTGGTGGCCCGGCATCTGGTGCATATGGCCATAACGGCCCGCGAATCCCAATAG
- a CDS encoding pseudouridine synthase — protein sequence MRLAKFLAHAGVASRRQACRLIEAGRVTLDGRPAKHTDEVPVNDQSDIVVCVDGKPVSLPCHHSYWLYHKPVGIDCRLRPEDPASLLHLLPTGTRVYPAGRLDKDSRGLLLLSDDGELTQRLMHPDYHHEKGYLVTLNKAVSQSALDTVAQGLDYGEGMTRPCRMCLVAPDRVRMWLTEGKKRQIRRMWRAQGYRVEDLLRESLMGLTLDGLQEGQFRPLSQTEINQLKKQTGLE from the coding sequence ATGCGACTCGCCAAGTTTCTCGCCCATGCCGGTGTCGCCTCCAGACGTCAGGCCTGCCGCCTGATAGAGGCCGGCAGGGTGACCCTGGATGGACGGCCAGCCAAGCACACGGACGAAGTGCCTGTAAATGATCAATCCGACATAGTCGTGTGCGTCGATGGCAAGCCGGTGTCCCTGCCCTGCCACCACAGCTACTGGCTGTATCACAAGCCCGTCGGTATTGACTGTCGCTTGCGGCCCGAAGATCCCGCCAGCTTGCTGCACCTGCTACCCACCGGCACCAGGGTCTATCCCGCAGGACGGCTGGACAAAGACTCCCGCGGCTTGCTGCTGCTCAGTGACGATGGCGAGCTGACCCAGCGTCTGATGCACCCGGATTACCACCATGAAAAAGGCTATCTGGTGACCCTGAATAAGGCTGTGTCGCAATCGGCTTTGGACACAGTGGCACAGGGACTGGATTACGGGGAGGGTATGACCCGCCCCTGTCGGATGTGTTTGGTTGCACCGGATAGGGTGCGCATGTGGCTTACCGAGGGGAAAAAACGCCAGATACGCCGTATGTGGCGTGCACAGGGTTACAGGGTTGAGGATTTATTGCGGGAGTCCTTGATGGGGCTGACGCTGGATGGACTGCAGGAAGGTCAATTCCGCCCCCTGTCCCAGACCGAAATTAACCAGTTAAAAAAACAAACGGGGCTGGAATAG
- a CDS encoding S46 family peptidase: MKKWLLPAAIAASFGAQADEGMWQPHQLPALADVLKAKGMEISADNISKLTEFPMNAVISLGGCTASFVSPKGLVVTNHHCAYGSIQYNSTADNNLLANGFLAKSLDEELPAAPGSRIYVTEAITDVTAKVNDGLDKLSGEAFYKGVEAKEKALVAECEQEKGYSCRVYSFHGGLEYYLVKQMEIRDVRLVHNPAASVGKYGGDVDNWMWPRHTGDYSFYRAYVGKDGKPADFSKDNVPFEPKSFLKVSAKGVQDGDFVMVAGYPGRTNRYRSASEVANQFASNYPQSKQLREDIISLIKQTAAAGSDERIKYESTLASLANYAKNFGSMLEFYGKSSMLDDRKAREAELNRWISADAKRQAKYGQTLATLDQLVAQSNQHLDRDLLLYYMGYSYAKDTAERLYRLAHEKAKSDMEREPGYQERDMERFKASLERMERRYAPSVDKAILFEMLKRYAALPAEQRLADLDKFFGIDKKFDEKKLAKQLDKMYGATQLGDKDMRLAWMDKSVADFKASKDPFIQLAVATFDGTMAREQEEKRLEGELLKVRPAYMEAIIAHNKELGKPVYADANSSLRVTYGNVKGYSPKDGMFAVPFTRLEGITAKDTGVDPFDAPKKELELINAKQYGDFHVKSLGSVPVNFLSTVDTTGGNSGSPTLNGRAELVGLLFDGVYESIIGDWAYDDNINRSIHVDSRYMLWVMKYLDHADNLLAEMDIVE; the protein is encoded by the coding sequence ATGAAAAAATGGTTACTCCCGGCCGCCATTGCCGCCAGTTTCGGTGCCCAGGCCGACGAAGGCATGTGGCAACCCCATCAATTGCCGGCCCTCGCGGATGTGCTTAAGGCCAAGGGCATGGAAATCAGTGCCGACAATATCTCCAAACTGACCGAATTCCCCATGAATGCAGTGATTAGCCTGGGTGGCTGCACCGCATCCTTTGTATCGCCCAAGGGCCTGGTGGTGACCAACCATCACTGTGCTTACGGCTCTATCCAATACAACTCCACTGCCGACAATAACCTGCTGGCGAATGGCTTCCTGGCCAAGAGCCTGGATGAGGAACTGCCGGCGGCCCCCGGTTCACGCATTTATGTGACCGAAGCCATCACAGACGTGACCGCCAAGGTCAATGACGGCCTGGATAAGCTCAGTGGTGAGGCCTTCTACAAGGGGGTTGAGGCCAAGGAAAAAGCACTGGTGGCCGAATGTGAGCAGGAAAAAGGCTACAGCTGTCGCGTATACAGTTTCCATGGTGGTCTGGAGTACTACCTGGTCAAACAAATGGAAATCCGCGACGTGCGCCTGGTGCACAACCCGGCCGCCTCGGTTGGTAAATACGGCGGCGATGTGGACAACTGGATGTGGCCAAGGCACACGGGTGACTATTCCTTCTACCGCGCCTATGTGGGTAAGGACGGTAAACCAGCCGATTTCTCCAAGGATAACGTACCCTTTGAACCCAAGAGTTTCCTCAAGGTGTCGGCCAAGGGGGTACAGGACGGTGATTTCGTGATGGTGGCGGGATATCCCGGCCGCACCAACCGTTATCGCAGCGCCTCCGAAGTGGCGAATCAGTTCGCCAGCAACTACCCCCAGAGCAAGCAGCTGCGGGAAGACATCATCAGTCTGATCAAACAGACGGCCGCCGCCGGCAGCGATGAGCGTATCAAGTACGAGAGCACCCTGGCGAGCCTGGCCAACTACGCCAAAAATTTCGGTTCCATGCTGGAATTCTATGGCAAGTCCAGCATGCTGGATGACAGAAAGGCCCGTGAAGCCGAATTGAATCGCTGGATTTCCGCCGATGCCAAGCGCCAGGCCAAATACGGTCAAACCCTGGCGACCCTCGACCAGCTGGTGGCGCAAAGCAATCAACACCTGGACCGGGATCTGTTGCTCTATTACATGGGCTATTCCTACGCCAAGGACACGGCCGAGCGGTTGTACCGTCTGGCGCACGAAAAAGCCAAGTCGGACATGGAGCGCGAGCCGGGTTATCAGGAGCGTGACATGGAACGCTTCAAGGCCAGCCTTGAGCGTATGGAGCGCCGTTACGCGCCCTCGGTGGACAAGGCCATACTGTTTGAGATGCTGAAGCGCTATGCCGCCCTGCCTGCGGAGCAGCGCCTGGCGGATCTCGACAAATTCTTCGGCATCGACAAGAAGTTCGATGAGAAGAAACTGGCCAAGCAATTGGACAAGATGTATGGCGCCACTCAATTGGGTGACAAAGACATGCGTCTGGCCTGGATGGACAAGTCGGTAGCCGACTTCAAGGCCAGCAAAGACCCCTTTATCCAACTGGCGGTCGCCACCTTTGACGGCACCATGGCCCGCGAACAGGAAGAAAAACGCCTGGAAGGTGAACTGTTGAAGGTGCGTCCGGCTTATATGGAAGCCATCATTGCCCACAACAAGGAATTGGGTAAACCCGTGTATGCCGATGCCAACTCCAGCCTGCGGGTGACCTATGGCAACGTCAAGGGCTACTCGCCCAAGGATGGTATGTTCGCCGTACCCTTTACCCGTCTTGAGGGCATCACAGCCAAAGACACGGGTGTTGACCCCTTTGATGCTCCCAAGAAAGAGCTGGAGCTGATCAATGCCAAGCAATACGGTGATTTCCATGTGAAATCCTTGGGCTCGGTACCGGTCAACTTCCTCTCCACAGTGGACACCACGGGCGGTAACTCGGGCTCACCGACTCTCAACGGTCGCGCCGAGCTGGTGGGCCTGCTGTTTGACGGTGTGTACGAGAGCATCATAGGCGATTGGGCCTACGACGATAACATCAACCGCTCCATCCACGTGGACAGCCGCTACATGCTGTGGGTGATGAAGTATCTCGACCACGCGGATAACCTGCTGGCCGAGATGGACATAGTCGAGTAA
- a CDS encoding aromatic amino acid transport family protein — protein MLGSTAIVAGTAIGAGMLALPLATAALGVVPALILLVLVWSISAYTSLLMLEINLRSGVGDNVHVITGKTLGKKGQFIQGASFLSLLFALTAAYLTGGSSLLALRAKTMFDISLDHQSAVLIFTFGLGAIAALGVAWVDKLSRLLFSLMVLLLVLVVVFLLPEVDMGTIAADAVQKASASAWMAAIPVVFTSFGFHVCIATLVRYLEGDVTKLRKVLLTGSSIPLVCYVLWLLVTLGTVGGSAIEGFGGSLPNLISALQEIAAQPMVSKCISLFADLALITSFLGVTMSLFDFLAELTRARGGLVGRLQTWLVTFVPPLLCALYVPEGFVAVLGFAAIPLVVMIIFLPIAMALGQRKANMGGYQVSGGQGALFAIGLAGVAIIAAQLWVAL, from the coding sequence ATGCTTGGCTCGACAGCCATTGTGGCCGGGACCGCCATTGGCGCCGGCATGCTGGCCCTGCCTTTGGCCACCGCAGCGCTCGGCGTAGTACCGGCGCTGATCCTTTTGGTGTTGGTGTGGAGCATCTCCGCCTATACCTCACTGTTGATGCTGGAAATTAACCTGCGCAGTGGTGTGGGTGACAATGTGCATGTCATCACAGGTAAAACCCTGGGCAAGAAGGGGCAGTTTATTCAGGGGGCTTCGTTTCTCAGCTTGTTGTTTGCCCTGACGGCCGCCTATCTGACCGGTGGTTCCTCTCTGCTGGCCCTGCGGGCCAAGACCATGTTCGACATCAGCCTGGATCATCAAAGCGCCGTGCTTATTTTCACCTTCGGTCTGGGTGCCATAGCAGCATTGGGTGTGGCCTGGGTCGATAAGCTGTCGCGGTTGTTGTTTTCCCTGATGGTGTTGCTGTTGGTGCTGGTGGTGGTATTTCTGTTGCCGGAAGTGGATATGGGCACCATAGCCGCAGACGCGGTGCAAAAGGCATCCGCTAGCGCCTGGATGGCGGCCATCCCAGTGGTATTCACCTCCTTTGGTTTCCATGTCTGTATTGCGACCCTGGTGCGTTATCTCGAAGGCGATGTGACCAAACTGCGCAAGGTACTGTTGACCGGCTCCAGTATCCCCCTGGTGTGCTATGTACTGTGGCTTTTGGTCACCCTGGGCACTGTCGGTGGCAGCGCCATCGAAGGATTTGGTGGTTCCCTGCCAAACCTTATCAGTGCGTTGCAGGAAATCGCCGCCCAGCCCATGGTCAGCAAATGCATTTCCCTGTTTGCCGATCTGGCGCTGATCACCTCCTTCCTCGGGGTGACCATGAGTCTGTTTGACTTTCTGGCAGAATTGACCCGTGCCCGCGGCGGCTTGGTGGGACGCCTGCAAACCTGGCTTGTCACCTTTGTGCCGCCGCTGCTGTGTGCCCTTTATGTGCCCGAAGGCTTCGTGGCCGTGTTGGGTTTTGCCGCCATCCCGCTGGTGGTGATGATTATCTTCCTGCCCATTGCCATGGCACTGGGACAAAGGAAGGCCAATATGGGCGGTTACCAGGTCAGTGGTGGTCAGGGTGCGCTGTTTGCCATAGGGTTAGCGGGCGTCGCCATTATTGCCGCCCAGCTCTGGGTTGCCCTGTAA
- a CDS encoding TMEM165/GDT1 family protein — protein sequence MFEAFSASAITVAIAEIGDKTQLLALLLAARFKNKTAIILGILIATLANHFAAAWIGQWASGLISPELARYLVAGSFFAIALWVLVPDKVDAEDSPLYKYGPFLATLVLFFLAEIGDKTQVATVVLAARYDALVAVVLGTTVGMLLANVPVVLAGHFSAERLPLTLIRRGCALLFALLGLATLLW from the coding sequence ATGTTTGAAGCTTTCTCCGCCTCAGCCATCACAGTTGCCATCGCCGAGATAGGTGACAAAACCCAATTGCTGGCCCTGCTGCTGGCCGCCAGATTCAAAAACAAAACCGCCATTATCCTGGGAATATTGATAGCCACCCTGGCCAATCATTTTGCCGCCGCCTGGATAGGCCAATGGGCCAGCGGCCTCATCAGTCCCGAGCTGGCGCGCTATCTGGTGGCAGGCAGTTTCTTTGCCATAGCTCTCTGGGTACTGGTGCCGGACAAGGTGGATGCGGAGGACAGCCCCCTTTATAAGTACGGCCCCTTCCTCGCAACCCTGGTGCTGTTTTTCCTGGCCGAGATAGGCGACAAAACCCAGGTTGCCACCGTGGTATTAGCCGCCCGATACGATGCCCTGGTGGCCGTGGTGCTTGGCACCACAGTAGGTATGCTGCTGGCCAACGTCCCCGTGGTGCTGGCCGGTCATTTCAGCGCCGAGCGCCTGCCGCTGACACTTATCCGCCGCGGCTGCGCCCTGCTATTCGCCCTGCTGGGACTGGCCACCCTGCTGTGGTAG
- a CDS encoding YgjV family protein, producing MDNATVWEWVGYLASVVVAISLMMANIKKLRWWNLLGAALFVAYGLAIAAYPVALVNFFIVLIDAYYLVKLYKAPVIEES from the coding sequence ATGGACAATGCAACTGTGTGGGAATGGGTCGGCTATCTGGCCTCTGTGGTGGTGGCCATCTCCTTGATGATGGCCAATATTAAAAAGCTGCGCTGGTGGAATCTTTTGGGCGCGGCACTGTTTGTGGCCTATGGCCTGGCGATCGCCGCCTATCCCGTGGCCCTGGTGAACTTCTTTATCGTGCTGATTGATGCCTACTACCTGGTGAAATTGTACAAGGCACCCGTCATAGAAGAGAGCTGA
- a CDS encoding PaaI family thioesterase, protein MSIWFRPVTLEDCAKMDQGLHGRGTLMQTLGIRISEIGDDYMQATMPASAAVHNPLGIVHGGANVALAETVASYAANFVVDFERFYCVGQEINANHLRAARNGVLTATARPVHLGKRSSVWEVLIHNSGGELTCISRMTAAVVER, encoded by the coding sequence ATGAGTATCTGGTTCCGCCCCGTGACCCTGGAAGATTGTGCCAAGATGGACCAAGGCCTGCACGGCCGGGGCACCCTGATGCAGACCCTGGGGATCCGTATCAGTGAGATTGGCGATGATTATATGCAGGCCACCATGCCGGCGTCGGCGGCGGTACATAATCCCCTTGGTATAGTGCATGGCGGCGCCAACGTGGCGTTGGCCGAAACCGTGGCCAGCTATGCGGCTAATTTTGTGGTGGATTTCGAGCGCTTTTATTGTGTGGGGCAGGAAATCAATGCCAACCATCTGCGGGCGGCCCGCAACGGTGTGTTGACGGCGACCGCCAGACCTGTGCATCTGGGTAAACGCAGCTCGGTGTGGGAGGTGCTTATTCACAACAGCGGCGGCGAACTGACCTGTATCTCCCGTATGACGGCCGCCGTGGTCGAGCGTTAA